In a single window of the Thermofilum uzonense genome:
- a CDS encoding cytochrome ubiquinol oxidase subunit I, with product MDLLSQWLSYPASIDRILSIIGIEIHWFILQYVLGLPLVILLALLAYKRTGKTNYEKIARTATKALGLIFAVGAASGTASEFGLVVIWPNLLEAAGRYIYFPLYLEIFAFLTEIVFIYLLVFAWSKLSLNARIAIAFLALFGAWFSAAMIVSVNSYMVAPTGIAPAFDQQKGWLYQQGYPKVLLVLPSQIASALDVSKLLPLEVEVVGEVKEGVAVYVPSRIVARLAYEAWSGVTLRDSVLAGFLKPGIQLPAEKILVKDLVDSILLATVEHVGYTSVTFLSPVYPGSILHSIGAGITTTAFTILGAYALLLLKKRSEYYETGLRFGVILSLIAIIVQGAIFGHVMGEEIAHYNPEKLAAMEGQSSSIMSIPRTFGIENLMKIIIYGRPDAQLPDYDLIPPGYCVLGGAPPISDCRPPLLIHYLYYVKTGLAVLLGLFAIVMFVLVYKNTKINTSLLVLAALSPILAQLVSFLGWAVREIGRKPWSIYGVMTVDVAHTANPASPSAYILVAFIFLAALSLLIYAAYRILYLPSLRGDQ from the coding sequence ATGGATTTACTAAGCCAATGGCTGAGTTACCCAGCATCTATAGATAGGATTTTAAGCATCATCGGCATCGAAATACACTGGTTCATACTCCAGTACGTGCTCGGATTACCGCTGGTGATCCTTCTCGCCCTACTAGCTTACAAGAGAACAGGAAAAACGAATTACGAAAAAATAGCTAGAACAGCCACAAAAGCCCTGGGGTTAATATTCGCCGTCGGAGCTGCCTCGGGGACGGCATCCGAGTTCGGACTCGTAGTGATATGGCCAAACCTCCTAGAAGCTGCTGGACGTTACATTTATTTCCCACTGTACCTTGAAATCTTCGCCTTTCTCACCGAGATAGTCTTCATCTACCTACTTGTCTTTGCCTGGAGCAAGCTGTCGCTAAACGCGAGAATAGCTATAGCATTCCTAGCGCTCTTCGGTGCATGGTTCAGCGCAGCCATGATTGTGAGCGTTAACAGCTACATGGTTGCCCCCACCGGGATAGCCCCGGCCTTCGACCAGCAGAAAGGCTGGCTCTACCAGCAGGGATATCCCAAAGTTCTACTTGTTCTCCCATCGCAGATAGCCTCTGCTCTCGACGTGTCAAAACTTCTCCCTCTGGAGGTAGAAGTGGTTGGCGAGGTTAAAGAGGGGGTCGCCGTCTATGTCCCGTCAAGGATCGTTGCACGTCTCGCATACGAAGCTTGGAGTGGAGTGACCCTAAGGGACAGCGTACTAGCTGGTTTCTTGAAGCCCGGGATTCAACTTCCAGCTGAGAAGATACTTGTAAAAGATTTAGTCGACAGCATCCTGTTAGCCACAGTCGAGCACGTCGGGTATACAAGCGTCACTTTCCTGTCTCCCGTCTATCCAGGAAGCATCCTACACTCTATAGGTGCTGGAATCACCACAACAGCTTTCACCATTCTAGGGGCATACGCCCTTCTTCTTTTAAAGAAGAGGTCGGAATACTACGAGACCGGTCTACGCTTCGGCGTTATACTCTCACTCATAGCTATCATTGTACAGGGAGCAATTTTTGGCCACGTGATGGGAGAGGAAATAGCGCATTATAACCCTGAAAAACTAGCCGCAATGGAGGGCCAGAGCAGCAGCATCATGAGCATCCCTCGGACGTTTGGAATAGAGAACCTGATGAAAATAATAATATATGGGAGGCCTGATGCGCAGCTACCCGATTACGATCTTATACCTCCGGGATACTGTGTCCTAGGAGGTGCCCCGCCTATCTCTGATTGCAGGCCTCCCTTGCTCATCCACTATCTTTACTACGTTAAAACGGGCCTTGCAGTCCTGCTAGGACTCTTCGCGATAGTCATGTTTGTCCTCGTTTACAAGAATACAAAGATAAACACATCTCTACTCGTGCTTGCAGCCCTAAGCCCCATACTCGCACAGCTTGTATCATTTCTAGGTTGGGCTGTAAGGGAGATCGGCCGTAAGCCATGGTCCATCTACGGGGTGATGACCGTTGACGTTGCACACACCGCAAACCCTGCAAGCCCCTCCGCATACATTCTTGTAGCGTTTATCTTCTTGGCTGCCCTCTCTCTACTCATCTATGCGGCTTACAGGATATTATATCTCCCGTCATTGAGAGGTGATCAGTAA
- the yjjX gene encoding inosine/xanthosine triphosphatase yields MRVIAGTTNPSKLVGIRRAFEAVYGAIELSSIRVETPNPQPLGLLEILHGAKLRAETASKSVNVFDFSVGVEAGIIQVGDFYIDVQLAYVMDNKGGVSIGLSPGFPLPRAFTDGIFRGGYRELEEVADAYYGTKDIGEKGGLIKLLSKSMVTREDLTFHATLMALITFMNRELYEGNVR; encoded by the coding sequence ATGCGGGTTATAGCTGGTACGACAAACCCGTCCAAGCTGGTGGGTATACGCAGGGCATTTGAAGCTGTATATGGAGCCATAGAGCTCTCTAGTATCCGTGTGGAAACCCCGAACCCACAGCCCTTAGGATTGTTAGAGATATTACATGGGGCTAAGCTGAGGGCTGAAACGGCTTCTAAATCGGTGAATGTCTTTGACTTCTCTGTGGGGGTTGAAGCCGGTATTATCCAGGTAGGAGACTTTTACATTGATGTACAGCTGGCTTATGTCATGGACAATAAGGGGGGTGTCTCAATAGGATTAAGCCCTGGCTTCCCATTACCACGAGCCTTCACAGACGGAATTTTCAGAGGGGGTTACCGTGAACTAGAGGAGGTGGCTGATGCTTATTACGGTACGAAGGATATTGGCGAGAAGGGCGGCTTAATAAAGCTGCTCTCAAAGTCTATGGTAACCCGTGAGGATCTAACTTTTCACGCCACGCTTATGGCCCTTATCACTTTCATGAACCGTGAACTCTACGAAGGAAATGTGCGGTAA
- a CDS encoding MFS transporter, translating to MSARRVLILLMLGWGLGAMCAGIVSGTLSLIKSDLHLTGEETGRVLSSWSLGMLVGASLYGYFADRFGRRISILVSTVGLGVFTSLSYIARGWLDLSFYRILAGASNAGYMVVASTMMSEFAPTYSRGRLVAILESSWALGWLLALFLARIIAPMYGWRPVFLTAFSSILLAMILYPTLPESPRYLKLRKELNSSSSVVEGAKNSMKSKGLASVSVWELLRPPYLRRTIMLWTHWFAIALTYWGIFLWLPDMLNARGLGYAKSLEFSIIITLAQIPGYLSAAYLIEKAGRKPTLASYMLLGGLASIGVFMASAQLDLFIWGSLVSFFNLGAWGVTYAYTPELYPTRLRGTGSGWANSFGRIGGIIGPYAAGVLMQTFKDPLTPFSLFALMHIVSAFTVFTLGVETKGKPLEEVSP from the coding sequence ATGTCAGCGAGGAGGGTTTTGATCCTTCTAATGTTGGGTTGGGGCTTAGGGGCGATGTGCGCAGGGATAGTCAGCGGGACGCTAAGCCTTATTAAATCGGATCTGCACCTAACCGGCGAGGAAACTGGTCGTGTTCTAAGTAGCTGGTCCCTGGGAATGCTGGTCGGTGCCTCTCTCTATGGGTATTTTGCTGATAGATTCGGGAGGAGGATCAGCATTCTAGTCTCAACGGTTGGTCTAGGAGTCTTCACCTCGCTGAGCTATATCGCTCGTGGCTGGTTAGACTTAAGCTTTTACCGTATCCTAGCAGGAGCCTCTAATGCAGGCTACATGGTTGTGGCTAGCACGATGATGAGTGAGTTTGCCCCCACATACTCGCGCGGCAGGCTAGTAGCCATTCTTGAGAGCTCCTGGGCTCTCGGCTGGCTCCTCGCGTTATTCCTGGCGAGGATTATAGCACCAATGTATGGCTGGAGGCCGGTTTTCCTAACTGCCTTCTCGTCGATCTTACTTGCAATGATCCTTTACCCTACTTTACCTGAATCGCCTAGATACCTAAAACTAAGAAAGGAGTTGAACTCAAGCAGTTCTGTAGTAGAAGGAGCGAAAAACTCTATGAAGTCAAAGGGCTTAGCAAGTGTTTCTGTATGGGAGCTTCTCAGGCCGCCTTACCTTAGAAGAACGATCATGCTCTGGACACACTGGTTCGCTATAGCTCTGACCTACTGGGGGATTTTCCTGTGGTTACCAGATATGCTCAATGCACGCGGACTTGGCTATGCAAAGAGCCTTGAGTTCTCAATAATTATAACTTTAGCACAGATCCCGGGATATCTCTCTGCAGCCTACCTCATCGAGAAAGCAGGCAGGAAGCCGACCCTTGCCAGTTATATGTTGCTGGGTGGACTAGCAAGTATAGGAGTCTTCATGGCGTCAGCTCAACTCGACCTGTTCATCTGGGGTAGTCTGGTCTCATTCTTCAATCTTGGGGCATGGGGGGTAACATACGCCTATACGCCAGAGCTCTATCCGACGCGGTTGAGGGGGACCGGGAGCGGATGGGCAAACAGCTTTGGTCGGATAGGGGGGATTATTGGACCATATGCCGCCGGCGTCCTCATGCAAACTTTTAAAGACCCACTGACGCCCTTCTCCTTATTCGCACTCATGCACATCGTATCAGCTTTCACTGTATTCACACTGGGTGTAGAGACAAAGGGGAAACCGCTTGAGGAGGTATCCCCCTAG
- a CDS encoding cytochrome ubiquinol oxidase subunit I: MNAPVFFLALVFGLHIVAVNLGIALSTIVVFLKRQADIKLDKEIDATAYSFFRIYAATYGLAGVMGTAFTVFLLSFYPGFLGIAGNITMIPFGISIVAILLHFLAIVVYYYGWDKLDRNIHLAFGVLLVLTAYLIPLGFRAVFAFLNTPVGLTLSPKLSLDVLAALQNPTFLPLYLKSVTGALTAGFLFIAALLNHKAVTNGISEEEKSLLRKSLEYAGMGLFAMMFLGAWYSISLAATPIKFNNIFGFLGVNLAAPTTSNYSWLFLLKMVLVAWQGFILFKLYRARLEQQELKSTTILTYSGAAAGLLTIMLGEYLNAFSQYPYLVANAPLILNQLPEPYKTILASELNMEKLNPLAQSPELFLVTAVGLAILMTAAAYLIYKVFFEKGPE; this comes from the coding sequence ATGAATGCCCCGGTGTTTTTCCTCGCGCTAGTCTTCGGCTTGCACATAGTCGCGGTAAACCTAGGCATAGCCTTGTCTACTATAGTTGTATTTCTCAAAAGGCAGGCCGACATCAAACTTGACAAAGAAATAGATGCAACAGCCTATAGCTTCTTCCGAATATACGCTGCAACCTACGGTCTAGCAGGCGTCATGGGAACGGCTTTCACTGTATTCCTCTTAAGCTTCTATCCAGGTTTCCTTGGCATCGCGGGAAACATAACAATGATCCCATTCGGGATATCTATAGTGGCTATTCTCCTACACTTCCTAGCAATAGTTGTCTACTACTACGGTTGGGACAAACTGGACAGGAATATCCATCTGGCCTTTGGAGTACTCCTAGTGCTGACAGCTTACCTGATACCCTTAGGCTTCAGAGCAGTTTTTGCCTTCTTGAATACACCTGTCGGCCTCACCCTCTCCCCTAAGCTCAGCCTAGACGTATTAGCAGCCTTACAAAACCCAACCTTCCTGCCCCTATACTTGAAGAGTGTCACTGGCGCCCTTACAGCCGGCTTTCTCTTCATTGCAGCTCTTCTCAACCACAAAGCAGTAACTAACGGAATCTCGGAGGAGGAGAAGAGTCTGCTCCGCAAAAGCCTTGAGTACGCGGGTATGGGATTGTTCGCGATGATGTTTCTTGGAGCGTGGTACTCGATATCACTAGCGGCTACTCCTATAAAGTTTAATAACATATTCGGCTTTCTAGGAGTAAACCTGGCGGCTCCAACGACATCCAACTACTCATGGTTATTCCTGCTGAAAATGGTATTGGTAGCTTGGCAGGGCTTCATACTCTTCAAGCTCTACAGAGCAAGGCTTGAACAGCAAGAGTTGAAGTCGACAACAATATTGACTTACTCTGGCGCAGCGGCAGGGCTACTCACCATAATGCTGGGAGAATACCTCAACGCCTTCTCACAATACCCATACCTCGTCGCCAATGCTCCGCTCATCCTCAATCAACTCCCCGAGCCGTACAAGACGATACTCGCAAGCGAGCTGAACATGGAAAAGCTGAACCCTCTCGCTCAGAGCCCTGAACTCTTCTTAGTGACAGCTGTCGGCTTAGCAATATTAATGACTGCTGCAGCCTACCTGATATACAAGGTTTTCTTTGAAAAAGGCCCCGAGTAA
- a CDS encoding DNA-3-methyladenine glycosylase yields MQRSGKIILQDFFARKPDTVARQLLGKLLVNIKLDMAGVILETEPYFGPEDPASRARKGGDLARTMASQPCTALVYGVHRQWLLNIVAHEPNSLGAVLIRGILPVNVASGTAAGKAIWGPGRVTRYLGINKDLHKKFLCSEDSEVRPVYFLDIDEPCVSRSSRIGVREDLPEPLNFKINCIDEINRMLKK; encoded by the coding sequence ATGCAACGCTCTGGCAAAATCATCCTGCAAGACTTTTTTGCGAGAAAACCCGATACAGTAGCACGTCAGCTCTTAGGTAAACTCTTGGTTAATATTAAGCTTGACATGGCAGGAGTTATTTTAGAAACAGAGCCTTATTTTGGCCCAGAAGACCCAGCTTCTAGAGCCAGGAAAGGGGGAGACCTGGCAAGGACGATGGCCTCTCAGCCCTGTACTGCTCTGGTCTATGGTGTTCATAGACAGTGGCTCCTAAACATAGTTGCACATGAACCTAACTCTCTGGGAGCTGTACTGATCAGAGGCATCCTGCCAGTTAACGTTGCAAGTGGGACTGCTGCCGGCAAAGCGATATGGGGGCCTGGAAGAGTCACAAGGTATCTGGGGATCAATAAGGACCTTCACAAAAAGTTTCTCTGCTCTGAGGATAGCGAAGTACGACCCGTATATTTTCTAGATATAGATGAACCTTGTGTTTCTAGATCATCGAGGATTGGCGTCCGTGAAGACCTCCCGGAACCATTAAACTTTAAGATTAATTGCATTGATGAAATCAACAGAATGCTTAAAAAATGA
- a CDS encoding cyclase family protein, which yields MKIVDLTVDLKTNTPVFPGYPIPIIHQWTSVKEHGYYSNVLMLVEHTGTHVDSPAHFIEGAPTIDKVPLERFMGKGVVVDATGLGPKAPITREFLEKALKGKGVGKGWVVLIMTGYDSKAGTPEWFNHPGLDESGAKYLAELEINAVGIDAPSIDQAPFPGHKVLLPKGIVIFENLTNLKELVGKNFHFYGFPLKISNGSASPVRALAVLE from the coding sequence ATGAAAATAGTAGATTTGACTGTAGACCTTAAAACGAATACACCAGTCTTCCCCGGCTACCCTATCCCCATAATCCATCAATGGACGAGTGTGAAAGAGCATGGCTATTATAGCAATGTTCTCATGTTGGTGGAGCATACAGGTACACATGTTGACTCCCCGGCACACTTCATAGAGGGGGCTCCGACAATTGACAAGGTGCCACTCGAGAGATTCATGGGTAAGGGCGTTGTAGTGGATGCCACAGGTCTTGGACCTAAGGCACCTATTACGCGTGAGTTTTTGGAGAAAGCCCTTAAGGGTAAGGGTGTTGGCAAGGGCTGGGTCGTCCTTATAATGACGGGCTATGACTCTAAAGCCGGGACACCCGAGTGGTTTAACCATCCAGGCCTAGATGAAAGCGGGGCCAAGTATCTGGCAGAACTCGAGATTAATGCTGTGGGTATCGATGCGCCTAGCATTGACCAGGCACCCTTCCCAGGACACAAGGTGTTGCTTCCCAAGGGTATAGTTATATTTGAGAACCTGACCAACCTAAAAGAACTTGTAGGCAAGAACTTTCACTTCTACGGTTTCCCCCTTAAAATCTCCAACGGTTCAGCAAGCCCTGTGAGGGCATTGGCTGTTCTTGAGTAG